The DNA segment AGGAATAACCCATGGCTAGGCGGCTATCTTGGAAGGCTTTGGCAATGTCTTTTTCTCGGATGATTTGGTTAAAAAAAATCACCACGGCACGCACAACACCGAAGGCAATCACCACTAATGCCAAAATTTGACACACGCTGGTCAGGATTCCATTGAAAAGGTAAACAAAGTATTGCAGGTCTTGGTTAATAATTTCGATAGTCACTACACACTCCAAGGTGTCGACGGCCGTCGTGATGTAGGTCTAAAAAATAAGTGGCGATCGCCTGCTGTTTACTCTAGAGCTTTTTCGAGAAAAATCGCCTTACCAAAAGTGGGATCTAGTTCGTAGCCAGTAAACCCAAATTTTTGATAGGCATTAATGGCTGGATAATTTTTTTCGAGCACTTCGAGGGTGATTTTACAGGCATTTTTTGAGCGCGCAATTTTTTCGATTTCACCTAACAAAATCTGACTAACACCCTGCCGCCGAAAGTCTACATGGACAACAAGATCGTGGACATTGACTAACGGTTTGCCTTTAAAGGTTGAAAACAGATGAAACCCATTGGCTAAACCTGCAGGTCTACCACCGGCATAACACAGAATCGAAAAGGCATGGGG comes from the [Limnothrix rosea] IAM M-220 genome and includes:
- a CDS encoding GNAT family N-acetyltransferase is translated as MDYYAAGASGGGKGLPKEVKETLVAKLAAIPHAFSILCYAGGRPAGLANGFHLFSTFKGKPLVNVHDLVVHVDFRRQGVSQILLGEIEKIARSKNACKITLEVLEKNYPAINAYQKFGFTGYELDPTFGKAIFLEKALE
- a CDS encoding DUF1622 domain-containing protein translates to MTIEIINQDLQYFVYLFNGILTSVCQILALVVIAFGVVRAVVIFFNQIIREKDIAKAFQDSRLAMGYSFSLSLSFLVGATILKTMISSQWDELARLTILIFIRTALNLLLERATKITVTDQSTVSHLSTD